The following is a genomic window from SAR202 cluster bacterium.
TTGACAAGCACTTCGTCCAGGAGGGCAGGATCGAGGACGTCGAGATCGGCCGCATGCGGGACGTGAAATACCACCTTGGGGCGAAGAACCGAGTGCCTACGCCCAGCCACGGTGAGATCTTCCTTCAGCTGTCGCCCAACCCGAGCCACCTCGAAATAGTGGGTCCCGTTGTTCTCGGCGCAGTGCGCTCACGGCACGAGAAGAACGGCAATGTCGGCTTGCCGCACCTGAACCCGGACGCGGCAATGGGCATAATCATGCACGGAGACGCCGCCTTCGCCGGCCAGGGAATCGTCGCAGAGACGTTTAACCTCGCCGGGCTGGAAGGTTACAGGATCGGCGGCAGTATCCATATCATCATAAACAACCAGGTCGGCTTCACCACGGAGCCGTCCCAGACGCAGTCCACCATCTATTGCTCCGACATGGCGCGCGGCTATGACCTGCCTATCGTCCACGTCAACGCGGACGATGTTGAGGCCTGTATCAGCGCCGCCCGGCTGGCGTTCGCCTACCGGCAGAAGTTCCACAAGGACTTCGTAATCGATCTGGTGGGCTATCGCCGCTTCGGCCATAACGAGGGCGATGAGCCCACTTTCACACAGCCGGTCATGTACGAGGCTATCCGCACGCACCCGACCGTGAAGGCGCTGTGGGCCGAGAGGCTGGTGAAGGAAGGCGTCGCGACTCAAGAAAAGGTTGAGGCGCTCGCCGCCGAAATGAAGTCCCGACTGCAGTCGGCGCTGGACGCGGTGCGCGAGGCCAAGACCGACGACCATGCCTCGCCGTCGGCACACGTGAACGGGGTGGAGCCCGCGCAGCCCCCGGCGGCGCAGCCTACGGCCGTGCCCGCTGACGAGCTGGCGGCCATCAATAAGGAAATAAACACCTTCCCTGAGGGGTTCGCGCTGAACCCCAAGCTGGACAGGCCGTTCCAGAGGCGCCGGGAAGCGCTGGACGGGGCGGCGAAGATCGACTGGGCGCACGGCGAGGCGCTGAGCTTCGCCTCAATCCTCGCCGATGGCACGCCCATCCGGATGACCGGCCAGGACATAGAGCGAGGCACCTTCAGCCAGCGCCACGCGGTCCTGCACGATGTGAAGACCGACGCGAGGCTCGTGCCTCTGCAGACGTTCCCCAGCACAAACGCGACGTTCGCAATCCACAACAGTCCTCTTTCGGAGGCTTCCGTCCTCGCTTACGAGTACGGCTACTCCGTCTCTTCGCCCGAGACGCTGGTCCTGTGGGAGGCGCAGTTCGGGGACTTCGTGAACAACGCGCAATCGGTCATAGACGAGTTCATCTCCTCCGCCCACGCCAAGTGGGGCAAGCAGTCTAGCATTGTGATGCTGCTCCCGCACGGATACGAAGGTCAGGGCCCTGACCACTCCAGCGCTTTCCTGGAGCGGTTCCTGCAGGTGGCCGCCGAGGACAACATCCAGGTGGCCTACCCCACCAACGCATCTCAGTACTTCCACCTCCTCCGCCGCCAGGCGAAGAGCCTGGGCGGGGAGCGCAGGCCACTGGTGGTAATGACCGCCAAGAGCCTGCTGCGACACCCGATGGCCCAGTCCAGCATCACCGACCTCGCAGAGGGCCATTTCCAGACCGTTATCGACGACGCGAGGGCGCGGGAGAGCATTGAGAAGGTCCGCCGTATCGTCCTCTGCACCGGCAAGGTGTACGTGGACATGATCACGAGCGAGGAGTACCAGAAGGCGAGCAACGTCGCCATCGTCAGAATCGAAGGGCTCTACCCATTCCCTGCCGAGCGTCTTGGCCAGGTGCTCTCCCAGTACGCAAAAGCAAAAGAAGTCCTCTGGACGCAGGAGGAGCCGGAGAACCGCGGCGCGGCCCCGTCCGTAATGCCGCGCATATTCCCCCTCCTGAAGCATGGCGTTTCGCTCCGATACGTGGGCCGCCCGGCCCGCGCCAGCCACGCGGAGGGCTCGTCCGGCGACCACAAGAATGAACAGGCACGAATTATCCGCGAGGCCCTCCTTGATGCCGGCCTCATCACAACTTCCGCAGGAATGGTGAAGCATGTCCGTTGAGATCAAAGTCCCAGAAATGGGCGAGTCCATCGTGGAGGCCACTGTCGGCAAGTGGCTGAAGCGACAGGGCGACAAGGTTGCTGCGGGTGAGGCGGTGGTGGAGCTGGAGACAGACAAGGTGAACGTCGAAGTCGCGGCCCCGGCCGAGGGCACTGTTGAGGTCCTTCTCAAGACCGGCGAGAACGTGAAGGTCGGGTCCGTGCTGGGCAAGATCGTAGCAGGCGCAGGCGCCGCCGCTCCCGCATCCAATGGCCAGCCCGCCGCGAAGGAGGCTGCCCCCGCCAAGGAAGCTGCTGAAGACGGCGTCAAGGCGACCCCGGTAGCGCGGAACCTTGCTGAGAAGCTGGGAGTAGACCTGAAGACCGTCAAGGGAACAGACCCCGGCGGAAAGATTTCCCGAGAAGACGTTGAGGCAGCAGCGAAGGCAAAGGCCGCGCCCGCCGCGCCCGCGAAGGCCCCCGAGGCCCCGGCGAGGCCGCAGGCCCCTGGTGCAGCGCCGGCGGCAGCGAAGCCCGCTCCCGTCGTAACACGTTCGCAGTCCGGGCGCGTCGAGGAGCGCATCAAGCTCTCGCGCCGCCGCCAGACCACGGCGAAGAAGCTCGTGGAGGCGCACCATATCGCCGCGATGACCACCACCTTCAACGAGGTGGACATGGGCGCGATCATGGAGCTGCGCAAGGCGCGCCGGGAAGAGTTTAAGAAGCGCAACAACAACACCGACCTGGGCTTCATGCCGTTCTTCGTGAAGGCGGTCGTCGGCGGCCTCAAGGCCCACCCGTGGATGAACTCCGAGCTCGCCGAGGATGAGCTGGTGCTGAAAAAGTACTACGACATCGGCATCGCCGTCGGCTCCGAGGACGGGCTTGT
Proteins encoded in this region:
- a CDS encoding 2-oxoglutarate dehydrogenase E1 component, whose protein sequence is MSDLTKFSGPNFGYVVEQYEMYLKDPNSVAPEYRALFANRTPELEEKTSARTVGRDSASREKVEVRVFDDQDLRLLGLVEAVRHYGHLNASIDPLDLRKKDASLIADSSRKITEAEMKGLPADMVPSPLAKGAASAAEVVSRLKSVYCGTTGYEYGHIRSSEERFWLQSAFESGQYRANLDPQAKLSQLEQLTQAEVFEQFLHSSFPGQKWFSLEGNEALIPILDDIVFSAAHSDLRALHMGMAHRGRLNVLAHILDKPYEKIMSGFLDKHFVQEGRIEDVEIGRMRDVKYHLGAKNRVPTPSHGEIFLQLSPNPSHLEIVGPVVLGAVRSRHEKNGNVGLPHLNPDAAMGIIMHGDAAFAGQGIVAETFNLAGLEGYRIGGSIHIIINNQVGFTTEPSQTQSTIYCSDMARGYDLPIVHVNADDVEACISAARLAFAYRQKFHKDFVIDLVGYRRFGHNEGDEPTFTQPVMYEAIRTHPTVKALWAERLVKEGVATQEKVEALAAEMKSRLQSALDAVREAKTDDHASPSAHVNGVEPAQPPAAQPTAVPADELAAINKEINTFPEGFALNPKLDRPFQRRREALDGAAKIDWAHGEALSFASILADGTPIRMTGQDIERGTFSQRHAVLHDVKTDARLVPLQTFPSTNATFAIHNSPLSEASVLAYEYGYSVSSPETLVLWEAQFGDFVNNAQSVIDEFISSAHAKWGKQSSIVMLLPHGYEGQGPDHSSAFLERFLQVAAEDNIQVAYPTNASQYFHLLRRQAKSLGGERRPLVVMTAKSLLRHPMAQSSITDLAEGHFQTVIDDARARESIEKVRRIVLCTGKVYVDMITSEEYQKASNVAIVRIEGLYPFPAERLGQVLSQYAKAKEVLWTQEEPENRGAAPSVMPRIFPLLKHGVSLRYVGRPARASHAEGSSGDHKNEQARIIREALLDAGLITTSAGMVKHVR
- the odhB gene encoding 2-oxoglutarate dehydrogenase complex dihydrolipoyllysine-residue succinyltransferase; protein product: MSVEIKVPEMGESIVEATVGKWLKRQGDKVAAGEAVVELETDKVNVEVAAPAEGTVEVLLKTGENVKVGSVLGKIVAGAGAAAPASNGQPAAKEAAPAKEAAEDGVKATPVARNLAEKLGVDLKTVKGTDPGGKISREDVEAAAKAKAAPAAPAKAPEAPARPQAPGAAPAAAKPAPVVTRSQSGRVEERIKLSRRRQTTAKKLVEAHHIAAMTTTFNEVDMGAIMELRKARREEFKKRNNNTDLGFMPFFVKAVVGGLKAHPWMNSELAEDELVLKKYYDIGIAVGSEDGLVVPVLRDADKRTFAQIEAGIAELVAKTKERKLTIEDLTGATFTITNGGVFGSLMSTPTLTPPQVGILGMHGIKERPAAVNGQVVIRPMMYLAVTYDHRVVDGSEAVRFLVRVKELLEDPARLLLET